The DNA region TATCTCACAAAAAGGGTAAATTCGCTGAAAGAAATCCTGCACGCCAACAATGCTTCCGGAAAAGAAGCCGCAATCGCGCTGATGCAGACAGATAAGATCAGGACAATTCGGGAAAATTTATCCAAATATAGCGAAAAAATGATTTTTGGGGAACGAACACTGCTCAAAAAGCGGATCCTGGCCACAGACAAGAGCAAAGACAGGACAGTTGCCATTGTTATCGGAAGTGCATTGATCATCTTCTGCCTCATCCTCTTTTTGTTCACCTACATCAGAAGAACATTCGACCAGCAAAAAGAAACAGAGGTGCAGATCAGGAACAACAATGCCCAGCTTGCACAGTTGTCTGAAGAAAACGAGCAAAAAAACTGGCTTCTTTCCGGTGCAGCCCTGATTAATGAAGCCATGCGTGGCGAACAGGAAATGAAAGAGCTTTCCGTAAAAATCATTACGGAAATCTGTAACTACCTGAAAGCGCCGGTAGGCGCCCTGTTTCTGAGCAATGAAAATAAACAAACACTGCAGCTAACCGGAGGTTATGCCTACAGCCCCAAAAAAAGTGTAATAGAAAGCTACGCTTTTGGCGAAGGCATGGTTGGACAAACCGCCGCAGAAAAAAAAGAAAAAATACTCACCGATCTTCCTGCAGATTATATGACCATCAGTTCGGGCCTGGGTCAGACCCTTCCCAAATCTGTGTACCTGTTCCCGGTTTTATTTGAAGGGGCAACCATTGCCGTCATAGAAATCGGATTAACCCGGAACCCTGACGACATCACTTCCCTGTTCCTTCAAACCGTATCCGAGAGCATTGGGGTAGCCATCAACAGTACCATAGCCCGGCTCAAGCTCAGGGATCTGTTTGAAGAAACCCAGCAACAGGCAGAAGAACTGGAAAGCCAGCAGGAAGAACTCCGTACTACCAACGAAGAGCTGATCTACAAATCGGAGCAGCTTCAGGCTTCTGAAGAAGAACTGCGGGTACAGCAAGAGGAACTCCGCCAGACCAATGCAGAACTGGAAGAAAAAGCACAACAGCTCGAAGAACGTAACATTGCCATTAACCAGGCCAAAGAGGCCATGAGCCTCAAGGCCGAAGAACTGGAAATATCCAGCAAGTATAAATCTGAATTCCTGGCCAACATGAGCCATGAATTGAGGACCCCGCTGAACAGCATCCTCATCCTGGCCAGAATATTGAAAGAGAACAGACCTGAAAATCTGAATGAAGACCAGATCAAATATGCCGGGGTAATACACAATGCTGGCACAGACTTGCTGACGCTGATCAACGACATTCTTGACCTTTCTAAAATTGAGTCCGGTAAACTCGATCTTTCCATACTTCCTGTGAAACCTGCCGCCATAAAACAAAATATGGAGGCCTTATTTACTGAACTGGCCAGGAGCAAAAAAATTACTTTCCGCAGCATTCTTGGCAGCGAATTACCAAAGGAACTGTTTACTGACCAGGCACGGCTGGAACAAATCGTAAAGAACCTTTTGTCCAATGCCTTTAAGTTTACGCCGGAGCATGGTGAAATTACATTGGAGATCGGCATGGCTAAGCCACAGACACCGTTTTACTCCAGCCAGTTGCAAAGCAGTACAGACGAAATCATTGCGATCAGGGTCAAAGACTCCGGAATTGGAATTCCGGAAGACAAACAAAAGCTGATATTTGAAGCCTTTCAACAGGCAGATGGCTCAACCAGCCGGAAATATGGGGGTACAGGACTTGGTCTTTCCATCAGTAAAGAACTGGCACACATCCTGGGTGGGGAAATCCAGGTGAGTAGCAAACAGGGAGAAGGCAGTATCTTTACGCTTTTTGTACCCAAAAACCACTCTGCGGCAACTGAAAATGAGGAAAACAGCTATGAGACTGAGGAAACTGCTGTAATATTCCCGGTTCCTGCCCCAGAACCCATACAAACACCACACAGCCATACGAACATCCAGAGATTACTTATTGTTGAGGACGATCTTGCCTTTGCGGATGTGCTGAACGATTATGCCATAGAAAAAGGCTTTAGTCCTATTCTTGCCCACAGTGGTGATGTAGCGCTGGAGATGGCTTTTTCCGAGCTACCCGATGCCATTGTACTCGATATCATGCTGCCTGTGGTTGACGGCTGGACCATCCTCAAAAAATTAAAGGCCGATCCGAGAACCAAAAATATCCCGGTCCATATGATGTCTGCAGGAAACGAAAAGGAAGGAAAAGCAAAAAAAGAAGGTGCCATCGGTTTCCTGAAAAAACCGATTGAAAAGGAGCAGCTCGACGAAGCATTTGAACTGTTAAGTGCAGCCCACCTGAAGTATAACCTGAGCAAAGTGCTTGTTATTGAAGACCAGGAACTTCACAGCAAGTTACTCACACAGCAGCTAACAGAAAAGGGCGTTGATGTAAAACAGGCATTTACCGGAAAAGAGGCACTGAAACTCCTCGAAGAACAGGAATTTGACTGCATCATCCTTGACCTTAAATTGCCGGATATTTCAGGCTTTGAGCTGCTGGACATGATCAAATCACAGCCACGAATTGCACATGTACCTGTAATTATCAATACGGCAATGGAACTTGACCAGGAAAAAATGGCGCACATCATGCAGTATACAGAAGCCATGGTGCTCAAGTCCAATAAATCGAACGACAGGCTAATAGATGAGGTAAGCCTGTTTATGAACAAACTTAAGCAGCAAAGTCCGGCATCTTCAGCAACTATTGGCAAGTCCGTTAAGCCTAAAGGTTCCTCTACAATGGAAAAGGTGCTCAAAGATAAAACCATTCTGATCACCGATGACGACATGCGCAACATATTTGCCTTGTCAAGTGCCCTTCAGGCCTACGATTTGAAAATTGTGATCGCCAACAACGGTCGGGAAGCCATCACGCGACTGGAAGAACAGGAAAACATCGACCTGGTGCTTATGGACATTATGATGCCTGAAATGGATGGGTATGAAGCGATGCGGGCAATCCGTGCTAAAAAAGAATATGCTAAACTGCCCATTATTGCGTTAACAGCAAAGGCCATGAAAAACGATAAGGAAAAGTGTATTGAGGCCGGTGCAAACGATTATATTTCCAAACCTGTTGATATGGACAAGCTGCTTTCAATGTTAAGAGTCTGGCTAAGCTGATATGCATAAAGAAACTGACATCATCACCTATGAAGAACTGGGCAATCTCATTAGCCTGATCAGGAATATCCATGGCTTTGATTTTTCGGGTTACTCTGCTGCCTCTTTAAAAAGGCGGGTTACCCGGATCATGCACCTGCAACGGCTAAACCTGTTCGACCTCCGCACATTGTTAACCAACGACCACGATTACTTTGAATCATTTTTGATTGAGGTCACTGTAAATGTCACCGAGATGTTCCGCGACCCCTTGTTTTACAAATCATTACGCGACAACATCATCCCCTACTTAAAATCTTATCAGCGCATTAAAGTGTGGAATGCAGGTTGCTCAACAGGCGAAGAGCTCTATTCTTTTGCAATCCTGTTTGCACAGGAACAGCTCTACGAACGTTGTTTTTTTTATGGTACAGACATCAATGTAGATGTATTGGAACAGGCAAAAACGGGGATTTATAACCTGCAAAAAATGAAGCAGTATTCGGAGAACTTACAGAAAATAGGGACAACCCATACGCTGTCCAACTATTATACCGCAAAGTATGATGCAGCATCCATCAATCACTCTTTAAAAAAAAATATACTTTTTTCTGTTCATAACCTAGCCTCGGATGGCGTATTCAATGAATTTCAGGTCATTTCCTGCAGAAATGTACTCATCTATTTTAATGTGGAATTACAAAAAAGAGTGATCGAATTATTTTATAATAGCTTGGCCAATTTTGGCTTTTTATGTTTAGGTTCAAAAGAAACATTAAGAAGCACAGAGTTGGGGCGTTTTAAAATAATAGATAAAAAAAATAACATTTACCAAAAGATAGCATAGGGCCTAAATGCCCCAATAACCCAGCACACATGGAAAAAATTAACATCCTAATTGTTGATGACCGACCTGAAAATATTATTGCCCTGGAAGCACTTCTGCAGCGAAACGACATCAATATCATCAGTACCACCAATCCCAATGAAGCCCTGAGGTTATCTTGGGAAATGGACATTGCCATTGCCATGATTGATGTTCAGATGCCTGAAATGGACGGTTTTGAACTTGTAGAGATCTTAAAAAGCAACCCCAGGACAAAAGAAATCCTCATCATATTTGTTACTGCCATATCTAAAGAAACCAAATATGCAGTTAAAGGATTAAATACCGGTGCGGTCGACTATCTGTACAAACCCCTGGATCCTTTTGTGACTTCTGCAAAGGTAGATTCCTTTATCCAGTTTGTCAGAAACCAGAGAGAAATAAAGAACAAAAACAGAGAGCTTGAAGCCTATCAAAAAGAACTGATCAAAGCCAAAGAACTTGCAGAACAGGGAAAGCGGATAAAAGACAATTTCCTGGCTAATATGAGCCATGAAATCCGCACCCCAATCAACGGGATCATAGGCATTGCGCAACTCCTTAAAAAAACAGAGCTGAGTGATGAGCAAAGAGAGATGGTAAACCTCTTGGAAATCTCCTCCAACTCTTTGCTGGGCGTAATCAATGATGTACTGGATCTTTCCAAAATAGAATCGGGCAAGTTTAAGATCAACAGGGCGGCTACAGATATTGTCAAAATATGCGTAGCTGTGGTGGACCTGCTCCGCATCCCATCTTTAGAGAAAAAGCTGGCACTTAATTTAGAGCTCGATCCCGAATTGCCAAAAATGATCCTGGCAGATTCCCTGCGTTTAAATCAAATCCTGATGAACCTGATCGGCAATGCCATTAAGTTTACCCACGAAGGCAGCGTAACGTTAAAAGTAGAAATACTGAACCATAAAGGAAATAACCTTCAGATCAGGTTTTCAGTAACAGATACCGGTATTGGGATAGCTGAAGAAAATATTGAAAAAATATTTGAAACCTTTGAGCAGGCCGATGAACAGACCACCATCAAATTTGGGGGCACCGGACTTGGGTTATCCATTGTAAAAAACCTTGCAAAACTTAAAGGGGGGATACTGGAAGTTCAAAGTGAGGAGTTCAAAGGAAGTACTTTTAGCTTTACCAATTGGTACGAAGTACTGAAGGAAGCCAATACGCCTAAAAAATCA from Pedobacter africanus includes:
- a CDS encoding hybrid sensor histidine kinase/response regulator, which codes for MFKLTFKQQVLTGFAISLLFVMISAITSYQSIDSFNEDSDWENHTYEIIILTQKIDQQIVSAESGLRGFVLTQSQKYLPLYTANIDQVQNSIHDLKTLVSDNPLQLRHADSLESYLTKRVNSLKEILHANNASGKEAAIALMQTDKIRTIRENLSKYSEKMIFGERTLLKKRILATDKSKDRTVAIVIGSALIIFCLILFLFTYIRRTFDQQKETEVQIRNNNAQLAQLSEENEQKNWLLSGAALINEAMRGEQEMKELSVKIITEICNYLKAPVGALFLSNENKQTLQLTGGYAYSPKKSVIESYAFGEGMVGQTAAEKKEKILTDLPADYMTISSGLGQTLPKSVYLFPVLFEGATIAVIEIGLTRNPDDITSLFLQTVSESIGVAINSTIARLKLRDLFEETQQQAEELESQQEELRTTNEELIYKSEQLQASEEELRVQQEELRQTNAELEEKAQQLEERNIAINQAKEAMSLKAEELEISSKYKSEFLANMSHELRTPLNSILILARILKENRPENLNEDQIKYAGVIHNAGTDLLTLINDILDLSKIESGKLDLSILPVKPAAIKQNMEALFTELARSKKITFRSILGSELPKELFTDQARLEQIVKNLLSNAFKFTPEHGEITLEIGMAKPQTPFYSSQLQSSTDEIIAIRVKDSGIGIPEDKQKLIFEAFQQADGSTSRKYGGTGLGLSISKELAHILGGEIQVSSKQGEGSIFTLFVPKNHSAATENEENSYETEETAVIFPVPAPEPIQTPHSHTNIQRLLIVEDDLAFADVLNDYAIEKGFSPILAHSGDVALEMAFSELPDAIVLDIMLPVVDGWTILKKLKADPRTKNIPVHMMSAGNEKEGKAKKEGAIGFLKKPIEKEQLDEAFELLSAAHLKYNLSKVLVIEDQELHSKLLTQQLTEKGVDVKQAFTGKEALKLLEEQEFDCIILDLKLPDISGFELLDMIKSQPRIAHVPVIINTAMELDQEKMAHIMQYTEAMVLKSNKSNDRLIDEVSLFMNKLKQQSPASSATIGKSVKPKGSSTMEKVLKDKTILITDDDMRNIFALSSALQAYDLKIVIANNGREAITRLEEQENIDLVLMDIMMPEMDGYEAMRAIRAKKEYAKLPIIALTAKAMKNDKEKCIEAGANDYISKPVDMDKLLSMLRVWLS
- a CDS encoding CheR family methyltransferase, with the translated sequence MHKETDIITYEELGNLISLIRNIHGFDFSGYSAASLKRRVTRIMHLQRLNLFDLRTLLTNDHDYFESFLIEVTVNVTEMFRDPLFYKSLRDNIIPYLKSYQRIKVWNAGCSTGEELYSFAILFAQEQLYERCFFYGTDINVDVLEQAKTGIYNLQKMKQYSENLQKIGTTHTLSNYYTAKYDAASINHSLKKNILFSVHNLASDGVFNEFQVISCRNVLIYFNVELQKRVIELFYNSLANFGFLCLGSKETLRSTELGRFKIIDKKNNIYQKIA
- a CDS encoding response regulator, yielding MEKINILIVDDRPENIIALEALLQRNDINIISTTNPNEALRLSWEMDIAIAMIDVQMPEMDGFELVEILKSNPRTKEILIIFVTAISKETKYAVKGLNTGAVDYLYKPLDPFVTSAKVDSFIQFVRNQREIKNKNRELEAYQKELIKAKELAEQGKRIKDNFLANMSHEIRTPINGIIGIAQLLKKTELSDEQREMVNLLEISSNSLLGVINDVLDLSKIESGKFKINRAATDIVKICVAVVDLLRIPSLEKKLALNLELDPELPKMILADSLRLNQILMNLIGNAIKFTHEGSVTLKVEILNHKGNNLQIRFSVTDTGIGIAEENIEKIFETFEQADEQTTIKFGGTGLGLSIVKNLAKLKGGILEVQSEEFKGSTFSFTNWYEVLKEANTPKKSTEEKLMPFSNLKILVAEDNPINKFLIIKILQGWQVQLDVVENGQEALDKLKENDYDLILMDTFMPVMNGLEAIKLIREGYAPGKENIPIITFSAAVLDTDKETAIAAGANDVISKPFEPATLYKKIQEYTTG